From a region of the Labilithrix sp. genome:
- a CDS encoding ATP-grasp domain-containing protein encodes MPRNVIFVAPFPIETTMRFVRATSKLADVRLLGLVHTPPDGADAKLYHDVVRVTQPLDVRDVLDGVEVLRRRYGEPYRIIGILEALMVQIATARAKYGVPGTRPEVAELFRDKAAMKNALRAAGLPCAQHCLVTSEADAKGFAEKVGFPMVLKPPAGMGAKATFRVKSMEEFLHVIRGMNVSSENPVLAEEMLRGREHSFETITINGKPAVWSVSDYLPTCLEVVENDWIQWACILPREEDRPEYQAAAKMGTAAIEALGLDNGMTHMEWFQKADGSLAIGEIAQRPPGANITRMTGLAHDVDCYRAWARAVVDGELDAPWHRKYAVGCAFVRGMGRGRVIGVSGIGETREAVGKHVVDYRIPTLGAPKSDSYEGDGYFIVRHETTDGVRAMVKKIIETVKVHYA; translated from the coding sequence ATGCCCAGGAACGTCATCTTCGTCGCGCCTTTCCCGATCGAAACGACCATGCGCTTCGTGCGCGCGACGTCGAAGCTCGCGGACGTTCGGCTGCTCGGCCTCGTGCACACGCCGCCCGACGGCGCGGACGCGAAGCTCTATCACGACGTCGTCCGCGTCACGCAGCCGCTCGACGTGCGCGACGTCCTCGACGGCGTGGAGGTGCTCCGCCGCCGCTACGGCGAGCCGTACCGCATCATCGGCATCCTCGAGGCGCTCATGGTCCAGATCGCGACCGCGCGCGCGAAGTACGGCGTCCCCGGCACGCGGCCGGAGGTGGCGGAGCTCTTCCGCGACAAGGCGGCGATGAAGAACGCGCTCCGCGCGGCGGGCCTCCCGTGCGCGCAGCACTGCCTCGTCACGAGCGAGGCGGACGCGAAGGGCTTCGCGGAGAAGGTCGGCTTCCCGATGGTGCTCAAGCCCCCGGCGGGCATGGGCGCGAAGGCGACGTTCCGCGTGAAGTCGATGGAGGAGTTCCTCCACGTCATCCGCGGAATGAACGTTTCGAGCGAAAATCCCGTTCTCGCGGAGGAGATGCTCCGCGGCCGTGAGCACTCGTTCGAGACGATCACGATCAACGGCAAGCCCGCGGTCTGGTCGGTGAGCGACTACCTCCCGACCTGCCTCGAGGTCGTCGAGAACGACTGGATCCAGTGGGCGTGCATCCTCCCGCGCGAGGAGGACCGGCCCGAGTACCAGGCCGCGGCGAAGATGGGCACCGCCGCGATCGAGGCGCTCGGCCTCGACAACGGCATGACGCACATGGAGTGGTTCCAGAAGGCGGACGGCTCGCTCGCGATCGGCGAGATCGCGCAGCGCCCGCCCGGCGCGAACATCACGCGCATGACGGGCCTCGCGCACGACGTCGACTGCTACCGCGCGTGGGCGCGCGCCGTCGTCGACGGCGAGCTCGACGCGCCGTGGCACCGCAAGTACGCCGTCGGCTGCGCGTTCGTCCGCGGCATGGGCCGCGGCCGCGTCATCGGCGTCTCCGGCATCGGCGAGACGCGCGAGGCGGTGGGCAAACACGTCGTCGACTACCGCATCCCGACCCTCGGCGCGCCGAAGTCCGACAGCTACGAGGGCGACGGCTACTTCATCGTCCGCCACGAGACGACCGACGGCGTCCGCGCGATGGTGAAGAAGATCATCGAGACGGTCAAAGTCCACTACGCCTGA
- a CDS encoding glycogen synthase: MNVLFVSAEVAPFAKTGGLGDVGAALPRVLGTKGHDVRVVMPFYARVREKASNGPFETVLKDCVVVLGGTRIVFSVLRGKLPDSSVPVYFVRCSGLYDRQGIYTQDHDEHLRFAVLNWAALHICQRLQFRPDIVHVNDWQSALIPLLLRTMFAWDRLFNGTRTVLTIHNIGHQGTFGADKIADTGLADARDHFHQDQLREGRINFLLTGIMYANAITTVSPTYAREIQTPEHGVGLDYFLRNRREWTFGILNGIDDGEWNPETDTKIVANYSAENLDGKEANKKALLENAGLKYFPRVPVVGIVSRLAWQKGFDLAQKVLPRVLANRAMQLVVLGTGEPQYEKFFNALRYEFPRQVAYKRGFSEPLAHMIEAGSDMFLMPSRYEPCGLNQMYSLRYGTVPIVHKTGGLADTVFNFDTTRGTGNGFSFENFDEGGLSWALTRAISLWGTGDGPDRERWRVLQRNGMRMRLSWDERVTAYETVYRMIAPGRA, from the coding sequence GTCACGACGTCCGCGTCGTCATGCCGTTCTACGCCCGCGTCCGCGAGAAGGCGTCGAACGGCCCGTTCGAGACCGTGCTCAAGGACTGCGTGGTCGTGCTCGGCGGGACGCGGATCGTCTTCTCGGTCCTGCGCGGCAAGCTCCCCGACTCGTCGGTGCCGGTCTACTTCGTGCGCTGCTCCGGCCTCTACGACCGGCAGGGGATCTACACCCAGGACCACGACGAGCACCTCCGCTTCGCGGTCCTCAACTGGGCGGCGCTCCACATCTGCCAGCGGCTCCAGTTCCGGCCGGACATCGTCCACGTGAACGACTGGCAGTCCGCGCTCATCCCGCTCCTCCTCCGCACGATGTTCGCGTGGGACCGCCTCTTCAACGGCACGCGCACGGTGCTGACGATCCACAACATCGGCCACCAGGGCACGTTCGGCGCGGACAAGATCGCCGACACGGGTCTCGCCGACGCGCGCGATCACTTCCATCAGGACCAGCTCCGCGAAGGCCGGATCAACTTCCTCCTCACCGGCATCATGTACGCCAACGCGATCACGACCGTGTCGCCGACGTACGCGCGCGAGATCCAGACGCCGGAGCACGGCGTCGGCCTCGACTACTTCCTCCGGAACCGCCGCGAGTGGACGTTCGGCATCCTGAACGGCATCGACGACGGCGAGTGGAACCCGGAGACGGACACGAAGATCGTCGCCAACTACTCGGCGGAGAACCTCGACGGCAAGGAGGCGAACAAGAAGGCGCTCCTCGAGAACGCCGGCCTCAAGTACTTCCCGCGCGTGCCGGTCGTGGGCATCGTCTCGCGCCTCGCGTGGCAGAAGGGCTTCGACCTCGCGCAGAAGGTGCTCCCGCGCGTCCTCGCGAACCGCGCGATGCAGCTCGTCGTCCTCGGCACGGGCGAGCCGCAGTACGAGAAGTTCTTCAACGCGCTGAGGTACGAGTTCCCACGTCAGGTCGCGTACAAGCGCGGCTTCAGCGAGCCGCTCGCGCACATGATCGAGGCGGGGTCGGACATGTTCCTGATGCCGTCGCGCTACGAGCCGTGCGGCCTGAACCAGATGTACTCGCTCCGCTACGGCACGGTGCCGATCGTGCACAAGACGGGCGGCCTCGCCGACACGGTCTTCAACTTCGACACCACGCGCGGCACCGGCAACGGCTTCTCGTTCGAGAACTTCGACGAGGGCGGCCTCTCGTGGGCGCTCACGCGCGCGATCTCACTCTGGGGCACCGGCGACGGCCCCGACCGCGAGCGCTGGAGGGTGCTCCAGCGCAACGGCATGCGCATGCGCCTCTCCTGGGACGAGCGCGTGACGGCCTACGAGACGGTGTACCGGATGATCGCCCCGGGCCGCGCGTAG